In Plantibacter sp. PA-3-X8, one DNA window encodes the following:
- a CDS encoding ABC transporter permease encodes MTRFILTRLVLLLVGLLAASALIFFTIRVLPGDVAQVIAGTDATPEAVAAIREQLGLGQPVLLQYLDWIGGLLRGDLGNSLLTGTPVASELAQKAQVTVPLGIMALVIALAFSVPLGVLAAVRRTRATGVVISFASQGLAAVPVVWAGMMLVLLFAVVLGWLPAQGFPRAGWNDPLAAIRALLLPALTIGVVEGAVLLRFVRSAALDAIGQDYVRTAAAKGLTRSQALIRHGLPNVALSVVTVLGLQIAGLIVGSVIIEQLFTLPGIGRMLVADVGNRDLVKVQGELLVLTGVVLVIGAVVDVVHRLADPRLRERERTT; translated from the coding sequence GTGACCCGCTTCATCCTGACGAGGCTGGTACTCCTCCTCGTCGGGCTCCTCGCCGCCAGCGCCCTGATCTTCTTCACCATCAGGGTGCTCCCGGGCGACGTCGCCCAGGTCATCGCAGGGACGGACGCGACGCCCGAAGCGGTCGCCGCGATCCGTGAACAGTTGGGACTCGGCCAGCCCGTCCTCCTGCAGTACCTCGACTGGATCGGCGGGTTGCTCCGCGGCGATCTCGGGAACTCGCTCCTCACGGGCACCCCCGTCGCCAGCGAACTCGCCCAGAAGGCGCAGGTGACCGTCCCGCTCGGCATCATGGCCCTCGTCATCGCCCTTGCGTTCAGTGTGCCGCTCGGGGTGTTGGCGGCCGTCCGGCGCACCCGCGCGACGGGCGTCGTCATCTCCTTCGCGTCGCAGGGGCTCGCCGCCGTCCCGGTCGTCTGGGCCGGCATGATGCTCGTGCTCCTCTTCGCCGTCGTACTCGGTTGGCTCCCGGCGCAGGGCTTCCCGCGCGCGGGCTGGAACGATCCGCTGGCGGCGATCCGCGCCCTCCTCCTCCCGGCGCTCACGATCGGCGTCGTCGAGGGCGCGGTCCTGCTGCGCTTCGTCCGTTCCGCCGCCCTCGACGCGATCGGCCAGGACTACGTCCGGACGGCGGCGGCGAAGGGGCTGACCCGTTCGCAGGCACTCATCCGCCACGGGCTGCCGAACGTGGCGCTCTCGGTCGTCACCGTGCTCGGGCTCCAGATCGCCGGGCTCATCGTCGGCAGCGTCATCATCGAACAGCTCTTCACGCTGCCCGGCATCGGGCGCATGCTCGTCGCCGACGTCGGCAACCGCGACCTCGTGAAGGTGCAGGGCGAGCTCCTCGTCCTCACCGGGGTGGTCCTCGTGATCGGTGCCGTCGTGGACGTCGTCCACCGTCTCGCAGACCCCCGACTCCGAGAACGGGAGCGGACCACATGA
- a CDS encoding ABC transporter permease, with protein sequence MTAGQDHPRRRAASGGLRTLVSGPAGVFGLVVVTLLLLSASVSFLWTPYDPQLTDPFAKWLAPSPAHLLGTDEVGRDIFSLLLVGARVTVAVAIGSAVVSTVIGVALAALGSLTRRWVRETVAVLIDILIAFPTLLIAMMIASAFGGSLWVVIWAVGISFGVNIARVTRPEIRRVSHSEYVLAGKAAGLGPVRNLTRHLLPNVAPVFIVQLSWSMAVAVLAEAGLSYLGYGAPSSVPSWGRMLSELQTYLAVHPLSVLWPGLAITITVLALNLLGDALRDATDPTLGRRGPASTPTSPQGVTA encoded by the coding sequence ATGACCGCCGGTCAGGATCACCCGCGTCGGCGCGCGGCATCAGGCGGACTCCGCACCCTCGTGTCCGGCCCGGCAGGCGTGTTCGGCCTCGTCGTGGTCACCCTGCTCCTCCTGAGCGCCAGCGTCTCCTTCCTCTGGACGCCGTACGACCCCCAGCTCACCGATCCGTTCGCGAAGTGGCTGGCTCCGTCGCCGGCCCATCTGCTCGGCACGGACGAGGTCGGACGCGACATCTTCAGCCTGCTGCTCGTCGGTGCGCGGGTGACCGTGGCCGTCGCGATCGGTTCCGCAGTCGTCTCGACGGTCATCGGGGTCGCCCTCGCCGCCCTCGGTTCACTCACGCGGCGCTGGGTCCGGGAGACGGTCGCGGTGCTGATCGACATCCTCATCGCGTTCCCCACACTGCTCATCGCCATGATGATCGCCTCGGCCTTCGGCGGCTCGCTGTGGGTCGTCATCTGGGCGGTGGGCATCAGCTTCGGCGTGAACATCGCCCGGGTGACCCGCCCCGAGATCCGCCGGGTCTCGCACAGCGAGTACGTGCTCGCCGGCAAGGCCGCCGGTCTCGGACCGGTGAGGAACCTGACGCGGCATCTGCTGCCGAACGTCGCACCGGTGTTCATCGTCCAGCTGTCGTGGTCGATGGCGGTCGCGGTGCTCGCCGAGGCGGGCCTGTCGTACCTCGGCTACGGCGCCCCCTCCAGTGTCCCGTCCTGGGGTCGGATGCTCAGTGAACTGCAGACCTACCTCGCCGTGCACCCGCTGTCTGTGCTGTGGCCGGGGCTCGCCATCACCATCACCGTCCTCGCCCTGAACCTGCTGGGCGACGCCCTCCGGGACGCGACCGATCCGACCCTCGGTCGCCGGGGACCCGCCTCGACCCCCACCTCGCCCCAGGGGGTGACCGCATGA
- a CDS encoding ABC transporter ATP-binding protein: MSLDVQDLVVTLGGRRVVDGVSFSVPAGARFGLIGESGSGKSLTALAILGLLPDGASVSGSIRWQGEELLGRDDRELARIRGREIGIVFQEPRTALNPIRTIGRQIGEPLRIHEGLSKREALDRAVELAARVRLPDPERIVRRYPHQLSGGQRQRVAAAIALACGPSLLIADEPTTALDVTIQSEILGLFERLVSETGASLVFITHDLAVLSRIASDAVVLAQGKVVEAGPVAQLLSMPVSPVTQRLLAAAKTMSWKGEDDD, translated from the coding sequence ATGAGTCTCGACGTCCAGGACCTCGTCGTCACGCTCGGTGGCCGCCGGGTCGTCGACGGCGTGAGCTTCAGCGTGCCGGCGGGCGCACGGTTCGGCCTCATCGGCGAGTCCGGATCCGGGAAGTCGCTGACGGCGCTGGCGATCCTCGGACTGCTCCCCGACGGCGCCTCGGTGAGCGGCAGCATCCGCTGGCAGGGCGAGGAACTCCTCGGCCGCGACGACCGCGAACTCGCGCGGATCCGCGGGCGTGAGATCGGGATCGTGTTCCAGGAGCCTCGGACGGCACTCAACCCGATCCGCACCATCGGACGACAGATCGGCGAGCCGCTGCGCATCCACGAGGGGCTGTCGAAACGGGAAGCGCTCGACCGTGCCGTCGAACTCGCCGCGCGGGTCCGTCTGCCCGACCCCGAGCGCATCGTCCGGCGGTACCCGCACCAGCTGTCGGGCGGACAACGCCAGCGGGTCGCGGCCGCCATCGCCCTCGCCTGCGGACCCTCCTTGCTCATCGCGGACGAGCCGACCACGGCGCTCGACGTCACCATCCAGTCGGAGATCCTCGGCCTCTTCGAGCGTCTCGTGAGCGAGACCGGGGCGTCCCTCGTCTTCATCACCCACGACCTCGCGGTCCTCTCCCGGATCGCCAGTGACGCCGTGGTGCTCGCGCAGGGGAAGGTCGTCGAGGCCGGGCCGGTGGCCCAACTGCTGTCGATGCCGGTGTCGCCCGTGACGCAGCGGCTGTTGGCCGCCGCGAAGACCATGAGCTGGAAGGGCGAGGACGATGACTGA
- a CDS encoding ABC transporter ATP-binding protein, with the protein MTEPLLHAQGLGRVYTNPRESLFQRPSRTVALHPSDLVVAPGEAVGIIGESGSGKSTLVRLLLALDTPSSGTVEFDGRPVSAAASARSLHWFRRQTGVVFQDPYASLDPRMSVGRIVAEPLAALGIEGDHRSRVRGVLRLVGLDADAADRFPHEFSGGQRQRIALSRAIVHRPRLLVGDEPLSALDVTVRAQILELLGGLRQELGLAIVLVSHDIGVVQHLCDRVVVMRDGAIVEEGPVDKVLSRPSHPYTTQLLASVPRL; encoded by the coding sequence ATGACTGAGCCGCTGCTCCACGCCCAGGGGCTCGGACGGGTCTACACCAACCCGAGGGAGTCGCTCTTCCAGCGCCCGAGCCGCACCGTCGCGCTCCACCCGAGCGACCTCGTCGTCGCCCCCGGTGAGGCCGTCGGCATCATCGGTGAATCGGGGTCGGGCAAGTCGACACTCGTCCGGCTCCTGCTCGCCCTCGATACTCCGAGCTCCGGGACGGTGGAGTTCGACGGCCGCCCGGTGAGCGCGGCGGCGAGCGCCAGGAGCCTGCACTGGTTCCGTCGACAGACGGGCGTGGTGTTCCAGGACCCGTACGCGTCGCTCGACCCGCGCATGAGCGTCGGTCGGATCGTCGCCGAGCCGCTCGCGGCGCTCGGCATCGAGGGCGACCATCGTTCCCGGGTCCGAGGGGTGCTCCGGCTCGTCGGGCTCGACGCCGATGCGGCTGATCGGTTCCCTCATGAGTTCTCGGGTGGTCAGCGCCAGCGCATCGCGCTTTCGCGCGCGATCGTGCACCGCCCGCGCCTCCTCGTCGGCGACGAACCGCTCAGTGCGCTCGACGTGACCGTCCGGGCGCAGATCCTCGAGTTGCTCGGCGGGCTGCGGCAGGAGCTCGGGCTGGCGATCGTGCTCGTCTCACACGACATCGGCGTGGTGCAGCATCTCTGCGACCGGGTCGTCGTCATGCGCGACGGGGCGATCGTCGAAGAGGGTCCGGTCGACAAGGTCCTCAGTCGGCCCTCGCATCCGTACACGACCCAGTTGCTCGCCTCGGTCCCCCGCCTCTGA